In Xylanibacter ruminicola 23, a single genomic region encodes these proteins:
- a CDS encoding HU family DNA-binding protein produces the protein MSQKFIKTQNMNSHNAKSYLKYYAQPVYDQKFIETDEIADFIQTQATLKRSDIKAALDELGAAMKHFLEMGQKIRLSGIGIFKVGFSSIGVSDANNCTASTITSRRVLFQPEVERIVTGSAEKNGKVVQKYVNAKTLLKDVVFEETHDTSLRPEPENDSPSTGGGSTPSNGGNTGGGGNTSGGGTEPIGD, from the coding sequence ATGTCACAGAAATTTATCAAGACACAGAACATGAACTCTCACAATGCGAAGAGTTATCTGAAGTACTACGCACAGCCAGTGTACGACCAGAAGTTTATCGAGACCGACGAGATTGCCGACTTTATCCAGACACAGGCCACGCTGAAGCGTAGCGACATCAAGGCGGCTCTCGACGAGCTGGGAGCTGCTATGAAGCACTTCCTGGAGATGGGACAGAAGATTCGTCTGTCAGGTATCGGCATCTTCAAGGTAGGATTCTCGAGTATCGGTGTGTCCGACGCCAACAATTGTACTGCGAGCACCATCACCTCTCGTCGTGTGCTGTTCCAGCCCGAGGTGGAGCGTATCGTAACCGGTTCTGCAGAGAAGAACGGTAAGGTGGTTCAGAAGTATGTGAATGCCAAGACCTTGTTGAAGGATGTGGTGTTTGAGGAGACTCACGACACCTCGCTGCGCCCAGAGCCGGAGAATGACTCACCTTCTACCGGTGGTGGTAGCACACCAAGCAATGGTGGTAACACAGGTGGTGGCGGTAATACCTCAGGTGGCGGTACTGAACCAATTGGTGACTAA
- a CDS encoding two-component regulator propeller domain-containing protein codes for MNFKQTLILCLLSISSMLSAQNKILTNSRHISSADGLPSNQIFDMTQDADGYIWMAAANGLCRYDGYHFYNIYNLGPESDPIHGVVGYVFPDDDKRHLWMRTSTYVYCCYDLHAGCFIDFTNKGDHARTYRRFIRGKQGVVWMFDDESGVRRVKGNTDGPVNCTDYTKANGGLPINHVNDAFEDTQARLWAMTSSGITIIDAKGKARTIAKGIFFRRGIQIGRQMLALTNTGLVYTFDEQGRELRRIPIAADVNNINMVTASFQWHGCWMIMTNNQTIMVNPKQGTAAATEQYHVRSGAVMEGLTNDDNYFVSNSTGILYVFPAQGDMRVLNLMQGVKSTVERFRRYNIKKGADGQYYIASYGNGLFVYDIQNDRLQHYSATSPWAIVGNSYLNNILIDRSGCIWLSEESTGLTCILPPDKTNADYFYPQPNRKGDWSNFVRMVTYTGGNRVLLSTRDNMLYELNPTSWQSATATTLPAAVYAYYKDSHGHQWMGTRGGGLYIDGKPIEFPSSQIYDITEDPLGRLWIATWGDGLFVVRLEADGLLNITHLMKRSYNESLIRIIRADNRHHYWLATNNGVYHIDMLKKTLTDDDFISHNIQHGDFPFDEISCLMPDSAGNIWVGGRGGGLQKCRYQDGKFSIQQGYTTHDGLITNNILSVTSDRQGNVWAGTDNGITCIRKDGKVNSYQFGHTLESNIYSENSTAMLPDGRLLFGTAYGMMILEPERLNASTPEKAGRPIITMVSIDGVARYLTTSDRRLVLSHDQNSIELGFSNLDYAGIASTQYRYYMEGLEHDWRQLTSDNSARYNGLPPGTYQFHLSSLNKNNQWSEEYVFTVIIRQPWYNTWWAWLIYLFIIGILCWYFYRSWRRNFELDQQIRVEKELTTFRLNFFTHIAHEFRTPLAIISGAADKLTQKGNDTQVSRSAVQTVRRGTLRLTKLVNQLMEFRRINTGNQRLAVVEDDIIKLARTTCDEFREVAARKDQSLTFTPFAHQHRLTFDPHLIETILYNLLSNAIKYTPQGGSISLKAKLSDDQQQLQLIVEDSGPGISELQIPQLYQPFMHGYVSQGGMGIGLYTAYQSALLHKGRLAYERIAAEGGSRFIVTIPATADVYSADDYAGSTAVNTQYEPEPTPDHIRELAPVAFNENYTVAIIEDDPDMLDQIRESVGRYFRTISYTEGKKALSDIGEQQPSLILCDVMLPDVNGFEIVRQLRANEATRNTPMIMLTALDGDDQLLRGYKAGADDYMVKPCNFELLVLRITQLIQWYGRLHQNAQSPMVNGQSSMVNVNAPIITDEADQRFREKMETIVAQRLGDADFNVDTLASLLKMGRTKFYGKMKEFTGMSPNSYLQNERLKRAAELLIEGDLNVTEVSYKVGFQSPTYFYKCFKEKYGVPPSKFGKSK; via the coding sequence ATGAACTTCAAACAAACCCTCATACTGTGCCTGCTCAGCATCAGTAGCATGCTATCGGCACAAAACAAGATTCTAACCAACAGCCGCCATATCAGTTCGGCCGATGGCCTGCCAAGCAATCAGATATTCGACATGACACAGGATGCCGACGGCTATATCTGGATGGCCGCCGCCAACGGCTTGTGCCGATACGATGGCTACCACTTCTACAACATCTATAACCTGGGGCCCGAAAGCGACCCTATCCATGGCGTGGTGGGCTACGTGTTCCCCGACGACGATAAGCGCCACCTGTGGATGCGCACCAGTACCTACGTGTATTGCTGTTACGATCTGCATGCAGGCTGCTTTATCGACTTTACCAACAAAGGCGACCATGCCCGCACCTATCGCAGATTTATACGTGGCAAGCAGGGTGTGGTATGGATGTTCGACGATGAGAGCGGTGTGCGCCGCGTAAAGGGTAATACCGACGGCCCCGTGAACTGTACCGACTATACCAAGGCTAATGGCGGACTGCCCATCAACCACGTGAACGACGCTTTCGAAGATACACAGGCCCGCCTGTGGGCCATGACCTCATCGGGCATCACCATCATTGATGCCAAAGGCAAGGCGCGCACCATTGCCAAGGGCATCTTCTTCCGTCGCGGCATACAGATTGGCCGACAGATGCTGGCACTGACCAACACTGGACTGGTTTACACCTTCGATGAGCAGGGTCGCGAATTGCGACGCATACCCATCGCTGCCGACGTGAACAATATCAATATGGTAACCGCCAGTTTCCAGTGGCACGGTTGCTGGATGATTATGACCAACAACCAGACGATTATGGTTAACCCCAAACAGGGCACTGCAGCTGCCACCGAGCAGTATCACGTGCGTAGCGGTGCCGTGATGGAAGGATTGACCAACGACGATAACTACTTTGTGAGCAACAGCACAGGTATACTGTACGTGTTCCCCGCCCAGGGCGACATGCGCGTGCTGAACCTGATGCAGGGCGTGAAATCAACCGTTGAACGTTTCCGTCGTTATAATATTAAGAAAGGTGCCGACGGCCAGTACTACATTGCCAGCTATGGTAACGGTCTGTTTGTGTACGACATCCAAAACGACCGCCTGCAGCACTATTCGGCCACATCGCCATGGGCTATCGTAGGCAACAGCTATCTGAACAACATCCTCATCGACCGCAGTGGCTGCATCTGGCTGAGCGAGGAGTCAACAGGACTCACCTGTATTCTGCCTCCCGACAAGACCAACGCCGACTATTTCTACCCGCAACCCAACCGTAAGGGCGATTGGAGTAATTTTGTGCGTATGGTAACCTACACGGGTGGCAACCGCGTACTGCTGAGCACGCGCGACAACATGCTGTACGAGCTGAACCCCACCTCGTGGCAAAGCGCCACAGCCACCACGCTGCCTGCTGCTGTTTACGCTTATTACAAGGACAGTCATGGCCACCAGTGGATGGGCACTCGCGGTGGCGGATTGTACATCGATGGTAAGCCCATCGAATTCCCATCCAGTCAGATATACGATATTACCGAAGACCCATTAGGCCGATTGTGGATTGCCACCTGGGGCGACGGACTGTTTGTGGTGCGCCTGGAGGCCGACGGACTGCTGAACATCACACATCTGATGAAGCGCTCGTACAACGAGAGTCTGATACGTATCATACGCGCCGACAACCGTCACCACTACTGGCTGGCCACCAACAACGGCGTGTATCATATCGATATGCTGAAGAAAACGCTGACCGACGACGATTTCATCAGTCATAACATCCAGCACGGCGACTTCCCCTTCGACGAGATCTCATGTCTGATGCCCGACTCGGCTGGCAACATCTGGGTAGGCGGTCGTGGTGGTGGCTTGCAGAAGTGCCGCTACCAGGATGGCAAGTTCAGTATCCAGCAGGGCTACACCACCCACGATGGTTTGATTACCAACAATATCCTGAGCGTAACCTCCGACCGTCAAGGCAACGTGTGGGCAGGTACCGACAACGGCATTACCTGTATCCGCAAGGATGGCAAGGTAAACTCGTATCAATTCGGTCATACACTCGAGAGCAACATCTATAGCGAGAACAGTACTGCTATGCTGCCCGATGGACGACTGCTGTTTGGTACAGCCTACGGTATGATGATTCTGGAACCAGAGCGACTGAATGCCAGCACACCCGAGAAGGCTGGTCGACCCATCATCACCATGGTGAGCATTGATGGTGTGGCACGTTACCTTACCACCAGCGACCGCCGATTGGTACTGAGTCACGACCAGAACTCTATCGAATTAGGATTCTCGAACCTCGACTATGCCGGCATCGCCTCTACCCAATACCGCTATTATATGGAGGGATTGGAACACGACTGGCGACAGCTTACCAGCGACAACAGTGCCCGCTACAACGGGTTGCCACCAGGCACCTACCAGTTCCACCTGAGTTCGCTGAACAAGAACAACCAGTGGAGCGAGGAGTATGTGTTTACGGTGATTATCCGTCAGCCTTGGTACAACACCTGGTGGGCTTGGCTCATCTACCTGTTTATTATTGGCATACTGTGCTGGTACTTCTACCGCTCATGGCGACGTAACTTCGAACTCGACCAGCAGATACGTGTGGAGAAAGAGCTTACCACCTTCCGTTTGAACTTCTTTACCCACATCGCCCACGAGTTCCGCACACCATTGGCCATCATCAGCGGTGCCGCCGACAAGCTCACCCAGAAGGGTAACGATACACAGGTATCGCGTTCGGCCGTGCAGACGGTGCGCCGAGGCACGCTGCGACTTACCAAACTAGTTAACCAGCTGATGGAGTTCCGACGTATCAACACAGGTAACCAGCGTTTGGCTGTGGTTGAGGACGACATCATCAAACTGGCACGTACTACCTGCGACGAGTTCCGCGAGGTGGCAGCCCGCAAGGATCAGTCGCTCACCTTTACCCCATTCGCCCATCAGCACCGACTGACGTTCGACCCGCACTTGATCGAGACCATTCTCTACAACCTGCTCTCGAATGCTATCAAATACACCCCACAAGGTGGCAGCATCAGTCTGAAGGCCAAGCTTTCCGACGATCAGCAGCAACTGCAACTGATAGTAGAGGATAGTGGTCCTGGCATCAGCGAGCTGCAGATACCACAGCTCTACCAGCCCTTTATGCACGGCTACGTATCGCAAGGTGGTATGGGCATCGGATTGTACACCGCCTATCAGTCGGCTCTGCTCCACAAGGGACGTTTAGCCTACGAGCGCATTGCTGCCGAAGGTGGCTCGCGTTTCATCGTTACCATCCCCGCCACTGCTGATGTTTATAGTGCCGACGACTATGCCGGCAGTACCGCCGTGAACACCCAGTACGAGCCCGAGCCTACGCCCGACCATATCCGTGAGCTGGCCCCCGTGGCCTTTAACGAGAACTATACCGTGGCTATCATCGAGGACGATCCCGACATGCTCGACCAGATTCGTGAGAGTGTGGGTCGCTATTTCCGTACCATCAGTTACACCGAGGGAAAGAAGGCGCTGAGCGATATCGGCGAGCAGCAGCCAAGTCTGATTCTGTGCGATGTGATGCTGCCCGATGTAAACGGCTTTGAGATTGTGCGCCAGCTGCGTGCCAATGAGGCTACACGCAACACACCGATGATTATGCTTACCGCACTGGATGGCGACGACCAGCTGCTGCGTGGATACAAGGCCGGCGCCGACGACTATATGGTAAAGCCATGCAACTTTGAACTGCTGGTACTGCGCATTACCCAGCTGATTCAGTGGTACGGCCGCTTACATCAGAATGCACAATCGCCAATGGTCAATGGTCAATCTTCAATGGTCAATGTCAATGCCCCCATCATCACCGACGAGGCCGACCAGCGTTTCCGTGAAAAGATGGAAACCATCGTGGCTCAGCGCTTAGGCGATGCCGACTTTAATGTAGATACCCTCGCCTCGCTGCTAAAAATGGGTCGCACCAAGTTCTATGGTAAGATGAAGGAGTTTACAGGCATGTCGCCCAATAGCTATCTGCAGAACGAACGATTGAAGCGTGCCGCCGAACTGCTTATCGAGGGCGATCTGAACGTTACCGAAGTAAGCTACAAAGTTGGTTTCCAATCGCCCACCTACTTCTACAAGTGCTTCAAAGAAAAGTACGGTGTTCCCCCCAGCAAATTCGGGAAAAGCAAATAA
- a CDS encoding N-acetylmuramoyl-L-alanine amidase — translation MRTITLIVIHCSAVRTNQTSSVAQIDTWHRQRGFKLGIGYHYVVRRNGQIEQGRPEWMVGAHCKNHNKYSIGVCYEGGLNCLDLPADTRTPEQKAALRQLLTELHSRYPKAVIVGHHDLNPMKACPCIESVTKEYADLQP, via the coding sequence ATGCGGACGATAACCCTCATCGTGATTCATTGTTCGGCAGTGCGAACCAACCAGACATCCTCGGTTGCCCAGATAGATACCTGGCATCGCCAGCGAGGCTTTAAGCTCGGCATTGGCTACCATTACGTGGTGCGTCGTAACGGACAGATAGAGCAGGGTAGGCCGGAATGGATGGTTGGGGCACACTGCAAGAACCACAATAAGTACTCTATCGGGGTGTGCTACGAGGGCGGTTTGAACTGTCTGGATCTGCCAGCCGACACCCGCACACCGGAACAGAAAGCAGCCTTGCGACAGCTGTTAACCGAGTTGCACAGTCGTTACCCCAAGGCGGTGATCGTAGGTCACCACGACCTGAACCCGATGAAGGCCTGCCCGTGTATCGAGAGTGTTACAAAAGAGTACGCTGATCTGCAGCCTTAA